The sequence TCCATTTCTTTGTCTGCAGTTAGCTGCTGCTTAACTTAAAATCTCAAATTGATGATAATGTTTTTAGGATTTTGtgatcattgttgttggtatttatCTATTTCATCTGTATTTATTGCGTGTAATCCTCTTGGCCAGAGGCTCTGACGCGGAAGTACAGCAAAGCAGAGTCCAATATATTTGTACTAAAAATGATGGGAGCCACAATTTTGCATGGTATTGATGCCAATACTATGAAGCTTCACAACGACCTGAAGATGAGACGCTTCGATCGGATTGTCTTTAATTTTCCTCATGCTGGGTTCAAAGGAAAAGAAGACCACATGGATGTGATCAAGTATGTGCACTCTCTTTGTTAGTTGCTGCTAGATTTTAAATAACTCGCTTGTCATGTGTATTGGTTGTACCATTAAATGTATCTTATGTCTCCTTATCTCAGAGTTAGTAGAGTATTCCTAAGGCACATAGCATGTTAATAGTTTTGCTGTATCACTGTCTTCTTTTAGAAAACCTGTAAGCAGATGCAAATGACATTGAATATAAATACTCCCTCGGTCCTataatataagacgctttttgacactacactagtgttaaaaaatgtcttacattatgagacggagtagtagtatttatgggAGAAGTTGTTTCCTTTTTTGAATTTTGATTCTAGCCACAGTTGTCCACTACTGAACTTATTTTGAGCTCTCGATCGTCACATACTTCCATAATTGCAAACGAACTGTAGGAGCAGTTTGTTCAATTCTGTATATTTGCATCTACCCTTTGTGTAGCTCTTCATGGTAACTTTTGCTAGTTTCTATGTGCCCACTCTCTACGAATGGAAGACATTCTTACAACAGCACAAAATTCTTGTTGTAGCTTGCTTGTAGAGATTTTTTCCGTACTTATGAAAGAAGATGAATTGGTTTGACCATAAGTATCTTAACTTCTGTCTGACAGTGCCACTAAAGTAGTTAGCTGATGGTTTCTTATTTTATTTGGTCAACCCAATAACCTTTCATTCAAAATGTACTGTTATAAAGGTCTGTTGTGTTAGGGCCTTTTTTTTCTTAATTAACTTGATACTGACCTTCTGTGCTGATTGAACCTTTAGCGCGCACAAAAAGTTGGTGAGGGGGTTCCTTCACAATGCAAGCCACCTGATTCGCCCAAATGGTGAAATCCATGTTAGCCACAAGACAGGGAATCCATATGATAAATGGGATATTGAGGAATTAGCATTGGGATCTTCTCTTATTAAGGTTGATCAAGTTAGTTTCCGGATAGAGGATTACCCTGGGTACAACCAAAAGAGGGGAGATGGTGCGAATTGCGATGAACCTTTCGCTTTAGGTGCTTGCTGCACTTTCAAATTTTGTATCAGAGACTCGAAGAAACTGAAGAATGTGCACAGAAACATGATTTCGTCACATGGAAGCAGCACATTGTCTGAACCAATCAGCACAGTTCAGATAGCAAAAAAAGCTCATGAGCCTTACGGCCTCGGATTAGCTCAAAGGCATGAACCGTGTTTTCCTGTTCGCATCGGTGGCATGGTGGCTTCTCCTTCCTTTGATCAGCATGGGGCTAGCAACCCATTGTGCAGCATTGCAGGGTCATCGCCGAATGCTCTGCCGATCCTTGGTGGCAATCTCCCTGCGCCACCTCAGCAGCAGCCTTGGTACCAACACGGGCCCATTCTTCAGCTGCTATGGAGCGTCGGCTACTCACACTTTGCCTGGGAATACCTCGGGAGTATGCTCAGGGAGTATGAAGCGCAGAGGCAAATGATGCCCGGAGCAAGAGCAACCAATGTGAATTACTCTGTCTTGCTGGAACATCGCTTCAGGGAATCCATTGCGTGCGCGTTACTCCAGGAGTGGCTGCAGACGGCGGTTGTGTTGCAGGGTAGACGTTGAAGGATCGCGCGGAGGTATAAGTGTTTGTGTTGTAAGGATCACTAGATATTTCAAGATGTGCCGTGTCATCTCATATTTTTGCATATGTTCTCTTTGTGTCCAAGATCTACACGCAGGGCATTTTGTGTATTGGGAATGCTGTTTTCTCTACCTGTGCAGTGTAAAGATGTAACCCTGGACAAGAGTCTCACTTTGCAGTGTAACTGTCCTTTAAGAGTCTCAAGACTTGTTATCTCAATTATCACTGGTACCGCGCCTAAGATGTAACCGAATCAGGCAGTGATTGATGCTTGCAGAAATATTTGGTTCGAACCGGATCAATCTCTTTTTGGATCGAAGATCAAGGGATTTCTTCCCTGGTGACTGATTTTTAAAAACTGCTAAGATTATTTTTCAGTTTGATATATATTTGTTGAGTTTCGGGTCAACCATGTTGTATTTGGCCCTACTCTGATCTTGTTCATATCAGAACGACTATAAGGTACCCCTTGTGACGCCTCCCCAGGGTGTAAAACCTAGTGCCACTTGCAGCCCTACCAAGCCACTGCCTTCTCTTCTGCTGCCACCGCCGTTGTAGGCCGCAGTGGCAGCGGGCCCGGTGCCAAAGGAGCCGGGGTGCTGGACACGGCGGGATCCCCTTGGATCAGCTGGGGCGAGGCCAGTGGGGAGCGCGCGCAGCGGCCAGGGCGGCAATCCTGGTcatgcggcggcggagctcaccccCATGGTCGGTGAGAACCCGCGTTCTCTAGCGATGGTGGGTGCGGAGGCAGCCGTGGATCTGGATCACATCCAAATCGGCCATCGGCTTTGCCCAAGGGCCGCTGGCAACGGATGAGGGGTCGACGAGGGAGGCAGGCTTCCTGGCGGCGATCCGGTAGGTGCTGGTTCAAAGTGTCACAATTGCGGGTGAAAACCGTGTTGATTTGGTCATGGcagacgatggcggcgtcttgGGCGTCGTCTTCTTGTTGAAGACATCATCGGTTGCAATCGTCGTCACCTCGTTCCGACTTCTCCGAAAAACCCTAGGTCTAGGATTCTCAGATAGGACGATGACAGGGTCTTCATGGCTGCCCTCCCtcttgggggcatcgttttggagcatgTGTCACCTGAAGGGGTGACGGCAACAGGTCTCGGCGGCATGGTGCAAACAGAGCATCGGTGATGAACACGTGTTGATGGACGCACGCACGTTGTGGTGTTGTCTGGCGTCGTAGACTCGTGTTGGCGTCGGCGACAGAATGGCCTCGCATGGTGAATGCACTGATCGCTCCTGAAAGGGGTACGACAGAAGATGACAGTGGCTGATTCTAGAGCGTGTGCAAGCAGTGCGGGAAGAAGGTCTGCTAGATTAATTTTGGTGCTCTCGGCTTGCCGGACGGGCGGCTTGTTGAGGCCACCGGATTAGATGGTGTGCgttgatgtatcattcatcaagCTTACAAGTGTAGCTACTGTGATTGTTAGAAAGGTGGCTTTGAATTGATCTATCTACTATATTTGTTTTGTTGAATAACATAATAAAATGTTGTGCATTGCAGTTTGGTCCTACTGACTGCACGTTATCTGACACGGAGTGGTGGTCAATTCGGGTCAAGAAATGGTCAATGAAGACGAGAAGTCGCCCCCACCGTCCCATCCGACTCATCGAATCCacgaaaatgaaagaaaaaaactGCGCTAAGGAAACCTGAAAAgctactgacatgcgggccccacagaAGCCCCCTGCCCCTCTCCGCGTACACAGAAAGGAACCTCCGAGTCTCGCGCAAAGACTTGATACGAGAATCGCT comes from Triticum aestivum cultivar Chinese Spring chromosome 5B, IWGSC CS RefSeq v2.1, whole genome shotgun sequence and encodes:
- the LOC123116345 gene encoding heavy metal-associated isoprenylated plant protein 41 translates to MGFDQKESAPAPAAEAAAAEEVKWLKHYSSTQSILIVGDGDLSFSRALAIAFCSAENLVATSLDSYEALTRKYSKAESNIFVLKMMGATILHGIDANTMKLHNDLKMRRFDRIVFNFPHAGFKGKEDHMDVINAHKKLVRGFLHNASHLIRPNGEIHVSHKTGNPYDKWDIEELALGSSLIKVDQVSFRIEDYPGYNQKRGDGANCDEPFALGACCTFKFCIRDSKKLKNVHRNMISSHGSSTLSEPISTVQIAKKAHEPYGLGLAQRHEPCFPVRIGGMVASPSFDQHGASNPLCSIAGSSPNALPILGGNLPAPPQQQPWYQHGPILQLLWSVGYSHFAWEYLGSMLREYEAQRQMMPGARATNVNYSVLLEHRFRESIACALLQEWLQTAVVLQGRR